The following are from one region of the Capsicum annuum cultivar UCD-10X-F1 chromosome 1, UCD10Xv1.1, whole genome shotgun sequence genome:
- the LOC107872166 gene encoding DNA polymerase delta small subunit isoform X1: MQCLHFTPSKSHRNTLLLCYRGQFPPKRSYIFTRFGKSHYIIGQGKQWEESINGRNGSGFREEACAAETIPLPIFVCTVLGLEEGKECIIVGTLYKHMKLKPSILDEYSKERSVSPLVQRHNFTHQDDNLVLEDESGRVKLNSCLLLPSTYVTGNIVALHGKETSAGEFLVEDVLEPGLPQQIERPIQLGEDKYVVFISGLSVGRSSSNPLQFQLFVDHITGHLGDEKEQNVAAQVVQVVIAGNSIEVPHGLLNGQNLGSKDQSKLFEPIKELDIMLTQIAASIPLDIMPGSSDPANFSLPQQPLHRCLFPGSSAYNTFRSCTNPHCFELENIRFLGTSGQNIDDLGKYSKANNNIEFMERTLRWRHLAPTAPNTLGCYPFTDRDPFYVETCPHVYFVGNQDKYESRLIKGSEGQMVMLICIPRFAETGVTVVLNIRNFECHMLSFATQIHS; the protein is encoded by the exons ATGCAATGCTTGCATTTTACCCCCTCCAAATCTCATCGGAATACATTGCTATTATGTTATAGAGGCCAATTCCCGCCCAAAAGGTCCTATATATTTACTCGTTTTGGGAAGAGTCATTATATAATAGGGCAGGGCAAGCAGTGGGAAGAGAGTATTAATGGTCGCAATGGAAGTGGATTCAGAGAGGAAGCTTGTGCAGCGGAAACAATCCCTTTACCAATCTTTG TCTGTACTGTTCTGGGATTAGAGGAAGGCAAAGAATGCATTATAGTTGGGACACTTTACAAGCACATGAAGCTTAAACCTTCTATTCTGGATGAGTACTCTAAAGAG AGGTCTGTTTCACCCCTTGTACAGCGTCACAACTTTACACACCAAGATGATAATTTGGTTCTGGAAGATGAGAGCGGAAGAGTCAAACTAAATAGTTGTTTGCTTTTGCCATCTACGTATGTAACAG GTAATATTGTTGCATTGCATGGAAAAGAAACTAGTGCTGGTGAATTTTTGGTTGAAGATGTTCTAGAACCCGGCCTACCACAACAAATAGAGCGTCCAATTCAATTAG GTGAAGATAAATATGTGGTTTTCATCTCTGGTTTGAGTGTTGGGAGAAGCTCTTCTAATCctctccaatttcaactttttgttGATCATATTACTGGACATTTAGGAGATGAGAAG GAACAAAATGTTGCAGCTCAAGTAGTTCAAGTTGTTATTGCTGGAAACTCTATTGAAGTTCCTCATGGACTTCTCAACGGACAG AATTTGGGGTCAAAGGACCAGTCCAAGTTGTTTGAGCCGATTAAAGAGCTTGATATTATGTTAACTCAG ATTGCAGCAAGTATACCGTTGGATATCATGCCAGGGTCCAGTGATCCAGCAAATTTCTCCCTGCCACAGCAG CCTCTCCATAGGTGCCTTTTCCCTGGATCATCAGCTTATAACACTTTCAGATCTTGCACGAATCCACATTGCTTTGAACTTGAAAACATCAG GTTTCTAGGTACATCTGGTCAAAATATTGATGATCTTGGCAAGTATTCGAAAGCAAACAACAACATTGAATTTATGGAGAGGACATTGAGGTGGAGACATCTAGCACCAACAGCACCAAACACCCTTG GGTGCTATCCTTTCACTGATAGGGATCCTTTCTATGTCGAAACATGTCCTCATGTTTATTTTGTTGGCAATCAGGATAAATATGAATCTCGCTTGATAAAAG GATCAGAAGGGCAAATGGTAATGCTTATTTGCATTCCTAGATTTGCAGAGACGGGAGTCACAGTGGTG
- the LOC107872166 gene encoding DNA polymerase delta small subunit isoform X2 produces MVAMEVDSERKLVQRKQSLYQSLDESFGIQKEVYRGQQYSQIYFARLHLMRTLLYSLLPNWKPHLPVCTVLGLEEGKECIIVGTLYKHMKLKPSILDEYSKERSVSPLVQRHNFTHQDDNLVLEDESGRVKLNSCLLLPSTYVTGNIVALHGKETSAGEFLVEDVLEPGLPQQIERPIQLGEDKYVVFISGLSVGRSSSNPLQFQLFVDHITGHLGDEKEQNVAAQVVQVVIAGNSIEVPHGLLNGQNLGSKDQSKLFEPIKELDIMLTQIAASIPLDIMPGSSDPANFSLPQQPLHRCLFPGSSAYNTFRSCTNPHCFELENIRFLGTSGQNIDDLGKYSKANNNIEFMERTLRWRHLAPTAPNTLGCYPFTDRDPFYVETCPHVYFVGNQDKYESRLIKGSEGQMVMLICIPRFAETGVTVVLNIRNFECHMLSFATQIHS; encoded by the exons ATGGTCGCAATGGAAGTGGATTCAGAGAGGAAGCTTGTGCAGCGGAAACAATCCCTTTACCAATCTTTG gatGAGAGTTTTGGGATTCAGAAAGAGGTTTACAGGGGTCAACAGTACAGCCAAATATATTTTGCTAGGCTACATTTGATGCGAACTCTCCTTTACTCTCTCCTTCCCAATTGGAAACCCCATTTACCTG TCTGTACTGTTCTGGGATTAGAGGAAGGCAAAGAATGCATTATAGTTGGGACACTTTACAAGCACATGAAGCTTAAACCTTCTATTCTGGATGAGTACTCTAAAGAG AGGTCTGTTTCACCCCTTGTACAGCGTCACAACTTTACACACCAAGATGATAATTTGGTTCTGGAAGATGAGAGCGGAAGAGTCAAACTAAATAGTTGTTTGCTTTTGCCATCTACGTATGTAACAG GTAATATTGTTGCATTGCATGGAAAAGAAACTAGTGCTGGTGAATTTTTGGTTGAAGATGTTCTAGAACCCGGCCTACCACAACAAATAGAGCGTCCAATTCAATTAG GTGAAGATAAATATGTGGTTTTCATCTCTGGTTTGAGTGTTGGGAGAAGCTCTTCTAATCctctccaatttcaactttttgttGATCATATTACTGGACATTTAGGAGATGAGAAG GAACAAAATGTTGCAGCTCAAGTAGTTCAAGTTGTTATTGCTGGAAACTCTATTGAAGTTCCTCATGGACTTCTCAACGGACAG AATTTGGGGTCAAAGGACCAGTCCAAGTTGTTTGAGCCGATTAAAGAGCTTGATATTATGTTAACTCAG ATTGCAGCAAGTATACCGTTGGATATCATGCCAGGGTCCAGTGATCCAGCAAATTTCTCCCTGCCACAGCAG CCTCTCCATAGGTGCCTTTTCCCTGGATCATCAGCTTATAACACTTTCAGATCTTGCACGAATCCACATTGCTTTGAACTTGAAAACATCAG GTTTCTAGGTACATCTGGTCAAAATATTGATGATCTTGGCAAGTATTCGAAAGCAAACAACAACATTGAATTTATGGAGAGGACATTGAGGTGGAGACATCTAGCACCAACAGCACCAAACACCCTTG GGTGCTATCCTTTCACTGATAGGGATCCTTTCTATGTCGAAACATGTCCTCATGTTTATTTTGTTGGCAATCAGGATAAATATGAATCTCGCTTGATAAAAG GATCAGAAGGGCAAATGGTAATGCTTATTTGCATTCCTAGATTTGCAGAGACGGGAGTCACAGTGGTG